Proteins from a genomic interval of Quercus robur chromosome 9, dhQueRobu3.1, whole genome shotgun sequence:
- the LOC126698445 gene encoding uncharacterized protein LOC126698445: MSFLSLRLPPARKIWKSLTSKLQKKLHKIQRSKAISKPRTQIKKTTTGVVSTSLSTKQRFKRKRKLVHSYQASQFYNHHQYLFEKKTAPIYVDKLFKEPITGLVGPEKPELTKRPIGAKNNKLLDHPAAVPGASKVGSLAEKACSGDDMWESLGLASPQMHGIDERAEEFIVRFRAEMKVQEMLARNL, from the coding sequence ATGTCTTTCCTAAGTCTGAGGCTTCCACCTGCTAGAAAGATATGGAAGAGCCTCACCtccaaattacaaaaaaaacttCACAAGATCCAGAGGTCTAAAGCCATCTCGAAACCCCGAACCCAGATCAAGAAAACCACTACTGGTGTTGTTTCTACCTCCCTTTCCACTAAGCAACGCTTTAAACGCAAAAGAAAACTTGTCCACTCATACCAAGCCAGTCAATTTTACAACCATCATCAATACTTGTTCGAGAAAAAAACTGCACCTATATACGTAGACAAACTCTTCAAAGAGCCTATCACTGGGCTGGTGGGACCGGAAAAGCCAGAGCTAACAAAGCGTCCAATAGGAGCAAAGAATAACAAGCTCCTTGATCACCCGGCTGCAGTGCCAGGAGCAAGCAAAGTTGGCAGCTTGGCCGAAAAGGCTTGTTCAGGGGATGATATGTGGGAGTCATTGGGATTAGCCTCGCCTCAAATGCATGGAATAGATGAAAGAGCAGAGGAGTTTATTGTGAGATTCCGAGCTGAAATGAAGGTTCAGGAGATGTTGGCACGTAATTTGTAG
- the LOC126698446 gene encoding uncharacterized protein LOC126698446 has translation MELPPLLSRLVLLFLLLILFLSSFPSSKAAATTTRITQNRMPGFVFTRTRGKCTPQFWSSGREAWPRMVPQESTVSKVFGSRVNERYGSDLTLLEATVTNYDEENGYPRLLKQASAALLNSYARKGFPYSAWEIKTLVIQALVSEEAANLQAQLFSIANEDCD, from the exons ATGGAGCTTCCTCCACTCCTGAGTCGACtcgttcttctttttcttcttcttattctcttCCTTTCTAGCTTTCCGTCTTCAAAAGccgcagcaacaacaacaagaatCACTCAAAACAGAATGCCAGGGTTTGTCTTCACAAGAACCAGAGGAAAGTGTACTCCACA ATTCTGGAGTAGCGGGAGAGAGGCGTGGCCGAGGATGGTCCCACAGGAATCAACGGTGTCTAAGGTATTTGGTTCAAGGGTGAATGAACGGTACGGATCTGATCTAACTTTGTTGGAAGCAACGGTTACGAATTATGATGAGGAGAATGGTTATCCTAGGCTGCTGAAGCAGGCTAGCGCAGCTCTGCTCAACTCGTATGCAAGAAAAGGGTTTCCATACTCGGCTTGGGAAATCAAGACTTTGGTTATACAAGCTTTGGTCTCTGAGGAAGCTGCAAATCTTCAAGCCCAACTCTTCTCTATTGCCAATGAGGATTGTGATTAG